From Micromonospora nigra, one genomic window encodes:
- a CDS encoding glycoside hydrolase family 3 C-terminal domain-containing protein: MTDSTTPSRARVDDLLRRLTTAEKIGLLHQWQAPVPRLGLRPFRTGTEALHGVAWLGPATVFPQVVGLAASWNADLVRAVGDAAGKEVRAKHHADPEQVGLNVWAPVVNPLRDPRWGRNEEGWSEDPWLTGRLATAYAQGLRGDHPRRLRTAPTLKHFLGYNNETDRATTSSDLPPRVLHEYELPAFRAPLAAGAAVAVMASYNLVNGVPAHLSPLIADELRRFAPDVLVVGDAGAVTNIAGVQAHLPDHVTGFAAALRAGIDSFTEDDADSAPTVTRLTEALDRGLLDISDVDAAVRRILTVRERLGDLDPPGDDPFAGVTPEVVNAPAHRELAREAARQSVVLLRNEALLPLAPQTRVAVLGPLADLVHTDWYSGTLPYATTLGEALAGRLPVVTTHPGVDRIALRVDGRAVGCPATADGGPLTLDDDAAWFDVYDWGRDTVALRAVGNGRHVGADDDGALVNDRPGPGGWVVRETFRFHHRPDGTLLLHHLATDRYVTVDDGGRLRACAATADTATVFTVDLVVDGAAEAAALAADADVAVVALGNHPMVNGRETEDRLDLALPRGQEELLRAVRAANPRTALVVTSSYPYALGWADAHVPAVLWSAHGGQEHGAALADVLLGDADPAGRLTQTWYADAADLPDLLDYDIVDVDATYLYHRGDPLYPFGHGLSYTRFDYADLRVSAGTASVGEEVEVSVEVTNTGARPGVEVVQLYTRQRRSRAKQPLRQLRDFARITLDPGQRRTVTLRLRTDELSWWDAERDGLVVEDATHTLMVGRSARDVRLLGALRVHGGPVADRRQGDPVADRPAAGGRR, translated from the coding sequence ATGACCGACAGCACCACCCCGTCCCGGGCCCGCGTCGACGACCTGCTGCGCCGGCTCACCACCGCCGAGAAGATCGGCCTGCTGCACCAGTGGCAGGCCCCCGTCCCCCGGCTCGGCCTGCGCCCGTTCCGCACCGGCACCGAAGCCCTGCACGGCGTCGCCTGGCTCGGACCGGCCACCGTGTTCCCCCAGGTCGTCGGCCTCGCCGCAAGCTGGAACGCCGACCTGGTGCGGGCCGTGGGCGACGCCGCCGGCAAGGAGGTGCGCGCCAAGCACCACGCCGACCCCGAGCAGGTCGGCCTGAACGTGTGGGCGCCGGTGGTCAACCCGCTGCGCGACCCGCGCTGGGGCCGCAACGAGGAAGGCTGGTCCGAGGACCCGTGGCTGACCGGGCGACTCGCCACCGCGTACGCCCAGGGGCTGCGCGGCGACCACCCGCGGCGGCTGCGGACCGCCCCGACGCTCAAGCACTTCCTCGGCTACAACAACGAGACCGACCGGGCCACCACCTCCAGCGACCTGCCCCCGCGGGTGTTGCACGAATACGAACTGCCCGCCTTCCGCGCCCCGCTCGCCGCCGGTGCCGCCGTGGCCGTGATGGCCTCATACAACCTGGTCAACGGGGTGCCGGCGCACCTGAGCCCGCTGATCGCCGACGAACTGCGCCGCTTCGCGCCCGACGTGCTCGTCGTCGGCGACGCCGGGGCCGTCACCAACATCGCCGGAGTGCAGGCCCACCTGCCCGACCACGTCACCGGTTTCGCCGCCGCCCTGCGCGCCGGCATCGACAGCTTCACCGAGGACGACGCCGACAGCGCACCCACCGTCACCCGGCTCACCGAGGCCCTCGACCGTGGCCTGCTCGACATCTCCGACGTCGACGCCGCGGTACGGCGGATCCTCACCGTCCGGGAACGCCTCGGCGACCTGGACCCGCCCGGCGACGACCCGTTCGCCGGGGTGACGCCCGAGGTGGTGAACGCTCCCGCCCACCGGGAACTGGCCCGTGAGGCCGCCCGGCAGTCGGTGGTGCTGCTGCGCAACGAGGCGCTGCTGCCCCTCGCCCCGCAGACGCGGGTGGCCGTGCTCGGTCCCCTCGCCGACCTGGTCCACACCGACTGGTACAGCGGCACCCTGCCGTACGCGACGACCCTGGGCGAAGCCCTCGCCGGGCGGCTGCCCGTCGTCACCACCCACCCGGGAGTCGACCGGATCGCCCTGCGTGTCGACGGACGCGCCGTGGGCTGCCCCGCCACCGCCGACGGCGGCCCACTGACCCTCGACGACGACGCCGCCTGGTTCGACGTGTACGACTGGGGTCGCGACACGGTGGCGCTGCGGGCCGTCGGCAACGGACGGCACGTCGGCGCCGACGACGACGGGGCGCTCGTCAACGACCGTCCCGGACCGGGCGGCTGGGTGGTGCGGGAGACGTTCCGCTTCCACCACCGCCCAGACGGCACCCTGTTGCTGCACCACCTCGCCACCGACCGGTACGTCACCGTGGACGACGGCGGCCGGTTGCGCGCCTGCGCCGCCACCGCGGACACCGCGACCGTGTTCACGGTCGACCTGGTGGTCGACGGTGCGGCCGAGGCCGCCGCGCTGGCCGCCGACGCGGACGTGGCCGTGGTGGCGCTGGGCAACCACCCGATGGTCAACGGCCGGGAGACCGAGGACCGCCTCGACCTGGCCCTGCCACGCGGGCAGGAGGAACTGCTGCGGGCGGTCCGGGCCGCGAACCCGCGCACCGCCCTCGTGGTGACCAGCAGCTACCCGTACGCGCTCGGATGGGCCGACGCGCACGTGCCGGCGGTGCTGTGGTCGGCGCACGGCGGCCAGGAACACGGCGCGGCGCTGGCCGACGTGCTGCTGGGCGACGCCGACCCCGCCGGCCGGCTCACCCAGACCTGGTACGCCGACGCGGCCGACCTGCCGGACCTGCTCGACTACGACATCGTCGACGTCGACGCCACCTACCTGTACCACCGGGGTGACCCGCTGTACCCGTTCGGCCACGGTCTCAGCTACACCCGGTTCGACTACGCTGACCTGCGGGTGAGCGCGGGGACGGCGTCGGTCGGCGAGGAGGTCGAGGTGAGTGTCGAGGTCACCAACACCGGTGCCCGCCCGGGCGTGGAGGTGGTGCAGCTCTACACCCGGCAACGACGCTCCCGCGCCAAGCAGCCGCTGCGCCAGCTGCGGGACTTCGCCAGGATCACCCTCGACCCGGGCCAGCGACGCACGGTGACGCTGCGCCTGCGTACCGACGAGTTGTCCTGGTGGGACGCCGAGCGGGACGGCCTCGTCGTCGAGGACGCCACGCACACCCTCATGGTGGGCCGCTCCGCCCGCGACGTGCGCCTGCTCGGTGCCCTGCGGGTGCACGGCGGGCCGGTCGCGGACCGGCGGCAGGGCGACCCGGTCGCGGACCGCCCGGCGGCGGGCGGGCGGCGGTGA
- a CDS encoding ROK family transcriptional regulator gives MISIHTEPQPTDLGDVRVTNRAVVLRHVRLHAPCSRADIAARTGLNKATVSSLVTELIDRRLLRETGLTENRVGRPATMLVLDGEPYAALGAQIAADELVLAAVDLGGNRLLTWRRAFATPACSPADTVAALAALTRRATARLTAQGRAVLGLTVAVPGLVDATGSVPVATELGWRDVTLAADLRAALREPDLAVAVDTDANLAVLAEHRHGGYAGTTDLVHLTGGASVGAGVVAGGRLLRGSRGFAGGIGHVGLVESGPACGCGRRGCLTALAGLPAVVGRLLPDADADGPVTDYLPELDRIQALARQGDPAVHAALTEIGRDLGHAVAVLANLLNPEAVVVGGHLAVLSPWLLPAARSELAARTHAPGAGGCRLDASTLGPTAAALGGATAALAGIESGRLPAH, from the coding sequence GTGATCAGCATCCACACCGAACCCCAGCCGACCGACCTCGGCGACGTGCGGGTCACCAACCGGGCCGTGGTGCTGCGCCACGTCCGGCTGCACGCCCCCTGCTCCCGCGCCGACATCGCCGCGCGGACCGGCCTGAACAAGGCCACCGTGTCCAGCCTGGTGACCGAGCTGATCGACCGGCGGCTGCTGCGCGAGACCGGGCTCACCGAGAACCGCGTCGGCCGACCCGCCACCATGCTGGTGCTCGACGGCGAACCGTACGCCGCGCTCGGTGCCCAGATCGCCGCCGACGAGCTGGTCCTCGCCGCGGTCGACCTGGGCGGCAACCGGCTGCTCACCTGGCGGCGGGCCTTCGCCACCCCGGCCTGTTCCCCCGCCGACACCGTGGCGGCCCTGGCCGCCCTGACCCGGCGGGCCACCGCGCGACTGACCGCACAGGGGCGGGCCGTGCTCGGCCTGACCGTCGCGGTGCCCGGCCTGGTCGACGCCACCGGGAGTGTGCCGGTGGCCACGGAACTGGGCTGGCGCGACGTCACGCTCGCCGCCGACCTGCGTGCGGCGCTGCGCGAACCCGACCTCGCCGTGGCCGTCGACACGGACGCCAACCTCGCCGTGCTGGCCGAACACCGCCACGGCGGGTACGCCGGCACGACCGACCTGGTGCACCTGACCGGCGGGGCGTCCGTCGGCGCGGGTGTGGTGGCCGGTGGTCGGCTCCTGCGCGGCAGTCGTGGTTTCGCCGGCGGGATCGGCCACGTCGGTCTCGTCGAGTCCGGGCCCGCCTGCGGCTGCGGCCGACGCGGCTGCCTGACGGCGCTGGCCGGCCTGCCCGCCGTGGTCGGGCGGCTGCTGCCCGACGCCGACGCCGACGGGCCGGTCACCGACTACCTGCCCGAGCTGGACCGCATCCAGGCGCTGGCCCGGCAGGGCGACCCCGCCGTCCACGCCGCGCTGACGGAGATCGGCCGCGACCTCGGCCACGCGGTGGCGGTGCTGGCGAACCTGCTCAACCCCGAGGCGGTCGTGGTGGGCGGTCACCTCGCCGTGCTGTCCCCCTGGCTGCTGCCGGCGGCGAGGTCGGAGCTGGCCGCGCGGACCCACGCCCCCGGCGCGGGGGGCTGTCGGCTCGACGCGTCCACTCTCGGGCCCACCGCGGCGGCGCTCGGCGGGGCCACCGCCGCGCTCGCCGGCATCGAGTCCGGTCGGCTGCCGGCCCACTGA
- a CDS encoding TIM-barrel domain-containing protein: MPPEPLFEETPMPYRPPLVPYETFVADPPDLPVRGPGEDGSALVGRAEIVGTDPHGVTVKATLSDGASTVVRVDSAGDGVIRVRLAEDPQARSRSARVLPLVRPGDHPATVTVDDATVRVDAGSLVAEIRLDPWHLRFLRPDGRELLRQDPGTRDISGRRRTLPFGRSTVDGTTVAWHESFVAPGDERFVGFGEKFTPLDKRGQRALMWNFDAFGGESDRSHKNVPFYLSNRGYGVLVDSGLPVQFDVCQSTHSSVQILVPDDLLDYYVLAGPTPAEILDRFDTLTGRPYLPPRWAFGAWISSGFFPDSQQRVLERARLVRERGIPCDVLHLDCYWQVDGRWSDMRWDAEAFPDPDGMLAALREQGFRVCLWMNPYLMTDSPRYAEAAEAGYFLRRPDGSPYVADVWHGSYPPCAIVDFTNPAAVEWFTGLLRPLLEQGVAVFKTDFAEGVPADAVAHNGMTGVELHNVYALLFNDVVAAVTEEVAGHRTVWARSSYLGGQRHSVQWSGDVNATWPGLASTLRGGLSHGLSGVPFWSHDTGGFHGTPEPDLYVRWTQFGALSPLVRLHGTTSRLPWEFPAEAERHAVAALRLRYRLMPYLWSAAVRAARTGTPVMRALLVDTPQDPTAWTTDLQYRLGEDLLVAPVVDPSGERDVYLPVGDDWVDAATGHRHRGGQHLRVRVPLERMPLYVRHGTLLPLVETADTVAEGPFRDVTLVCWGAVDGRTVVHDVDGDTEIEAVRDGDELRVWTRGPLQVGQLVLAGVGDADLPARLLLNGGAVTVRSVEGLFSEAG; encoded by the coding sequence GTGCCGCCGGAACCGCTGTTCGAGGAGACGCCGATGCCCTACCGCCCGCCGCTGGTGCCGTACGAGACCTTCGTGGCCGATCCGCCCGACCTGCCGGTGCGGGGCCCCGGTGAGGACGGCTCCGCGCTCGTCGGCCGGGCCGAGATCGTCGGCACCGACCCGCACGGGGTCACCGTCAAGGCCACCCTCTCCGACGGGGCGAGCACCGTGGTGCGGGTCGACTCCGCCGGCGACGGCGTGATCCGGGTACGTCTCGCCGAGGACCCGCAGGCCCGCAGCCGCTCGGCCCGCGTGCTGCCGCTGGTCCGGCCGGGTGACCACCCCGCCACGGTCACCGTGGACGACGCGACGGTGCGCGTCGACGCCGGCTCGCTGGTCGCCGAGATCCGGCTCGACCCGTGGCACCTGCGGTTCCTGCGTCCCGACGGCCGGGAGCTGCTGCGCCAGGACCCGGGCACCCGCGACATCAGCGGCCGGCGCCGCACCCTGCCGTTCGGCCGCTCCACCGTCGACGGGACGACCGTCGCCTGGCACGAGAGCTTCGTGGCCCCCGGCGACGAGCGGTTCGTCGGCTTCGGCGAGAAGTTCACCCCGCTGGACAAGCGCGGCCAGCGGGCCCTGATGTGGAACTTCGACGCCTTCGGCGGGGAGTCGGACCGGTCCCACAAGAACGTTCCGTTCTACCTGTCCAACCGCGGCTACGGGGTGCTGGTCGACAGCGGCCTGCCGGTGCAGTTCGACGTCTGCCAGTCCACCCACAGCAGCGTGCAGATCCTCGTCCCCGACGACCTGCTCGACTACTACGTGCTCGCCGGCCCCACCCCCGCCGAGATCCTGGACCGCTTCGACACGCTCACCGGCCGGCCGTACCTGCCGCCGCGCTGGGCGTTCGGGGCCTGGATCTCCTCCGGCTTCTTCCCCGACAGCCAGCAGCGGGTGCTGGAGCGGGCCCGCCTCGTCCGCGAACGCGGCATCCCCTGCGACGTGCTGCACCTGGACTGCTACTGGCAGGTCGACGGCCGCTGGTCGGACATGCGCTGGGACGCCGAGGCGTTCCCCGACCCCGACGGCATGCTGGCCGCCCTGCGCGAGCAGGGGTTCCGGGTGTGCCTGTGGATGAATCCGTACCTGATGACCGACAGCCCCCGCTACGCCGAGGCCGCCGAGGCCGGATACTTCCTGCGCCGACCCGACGGCTCCCCGTACGTGGCGGACGTGTGGCACGGCAGCTACCCGCCCTGCGCCATCGTCGACTTCACCAACCCCGCCGCCGTCGAGTGGTTCACCGGCCTGCTGCGGCCCCTGCTGGAGCAGGGCGTCGCGGTGTTCAAGACCGACTTCGCCGAAGGTGTGCCCGCCGACGCGGTCGCCCACAACGGGATGACCGGCGTCGAACTGCACAACGTGTACGCGCTGCTGTTCAACGACGTGGTCGCCGCCGTGACCGAGGAGGTGGCCGGGCACCGTACGGTGTGGGCCCGATCCTCCTATCTGGGCGGGCAACGGCACAGCGTCCAGTGGAGCGGCGACGTCAACGCCACCTGGCCGGGCCTGGCCTCCACCCTGCGCGGCGGCCTGTCGCACGGGCTGTCCGGAGTGCCGTTCTGGAGCCACGACACCGGCGGCTTCCACGGCACCCCGGAACCGGACCTGTACGTGCGCTGGACCCAGTTCGGCGCGCTGTCTCCGCTGGTCCGGCTGCACGGCACCACCAGTCGCCTGCCGTGGGAGTTTCCCGCCGAGGCCGAGCGGCACGCCGTGGCCGCGCTGCGGCTGCGCTACCGGCTGATGCCGTACCTGTGGTCGGCGGCGGTGCGGGCCGCCCGCACCGGCACCCCGGTGATGCGTGCCCTGCTGGTCGACACTCCCCAGGATCCGACCGCCTGGACCACCGACCTGCAGTACCGCCTCGGGGAGGACCTGCTGGTCGCCCCCGTCGTCGACCCGTCCGGGGAACGCGACGTGTATCTGCCCGTCGGCGACGACTGGGTCGACGCCGCCACCGGGCACCGACACCGCGGCGGGCAGCACCTGCGCGTCCGGGTTCCGCTGGAGCGGATGCCGCTGTACGTGCGCCACGGCACGCTGCTGCCGCTGGTGGAGACCGCCGACACCGTCGCCGAGGGCCCGTTCCGCGACGTCACCCTGGTCTGCTGGGGGGCGGTCGACGGCCGGACGGTGGTGCACGACGTCGACGGTGACACCGAGATCGAGGCGGTCCGCGACGGCGACGAGTTGCGGGTGTGGACGCGAGGGCCGCTGCAGGTGGGGCAGCTGGTGCTCGCCGGGGTCGGCGACGCCGATCTCCCGGCCCGGTTGCTGCTCAATGGTGGGGCGGTGACCGTTCGGTCCGTCGAGGGTCTGTTCTCCGAGGCGGGCTGA